TTCGCTGGCGAGCGAGAAGCCGCGCAGAATTTTTTCCAGCGCAAGCGAAAATTCCGCCACCGTCACCGATTCGCGCCCGAGTTCATCGCGAAAATAATGGAATACGGCGGCCGCCGCGTGCTGGATGAATTCCGTGTCGAAAAACGACGCCGAATCTCCGACGATTTCCACCGAGATCATTTCCGCGGAGTAAGGGATGCTGTCTCCCCCCGCGGTCCGAAACACGAGGCACTCCTGGGCGAGTTGAATCATGCGGCGTTGTCCTCCAATTTTTTGACTTCCTGGACGAAGTCGGTTGCTTCCTGGAACCGCCGGTAAACGCTGGCAAAACGCACATAAGCGACCTCGTCCACTTCGCGCAGGCCGGCCATGACGCGCTCGCCGATTACCGAACCGGGCACTTCGCGTTCATATTTATTCGTGATTTCGTTCACAATTTTCTCGAGCAAATCTTCAATCGCCTCGGGGCTGACCGGCCGTTTCTGGAAGGCTTTCTTGAGTCCCGAAAGCAATTTCTCGCGTGAAAAACTCTCCCGCCGGCCGTCGCGCTTGACCACCATAAGTTCATCGCGCTCAATCTCTTCGTAAGTCGTGAAACGATGTTCACACGCGGTGCATTCGCGGCGTCGGCGGATGGTGGCGCCCTCGCGAGAGGCGCGAGAATCAATCACCTTGTCATCCTGACAACCGCATTTCGGGCAACGCATAAGGGAACCTGCCACTTCTTATGGTGGTGACGGGTGTTTAACATACTAAGGATAGTGGCGTCAAGAGGTTCTAATCGTAGTATATATGCTGCCCCTGTATTAGCAACTTCACTCAACCCCGACCGTCCGCCCAAAATATTTTTACCCCCTTAAGCGAACTTATCCGAGCTTAAGCGGACCAACGCGGACCAATCCGAACGATTCGACCGCATCTGCTCACAAAATTTACCCGCAAATATCTGCACTTACGCGCACCGAGCCGCACTTTTGGGCTCGCTTGGCAATTCAACTGGCGTTTTTTATCCATTTCAGAATTAAAACCGCTGGAATCGCCAAATTTCAATCCCGGGCAGACTTCAACTCCATTTCAAAGAACTGCCCCCACCATGACACATTCCTCCAATACAATCCACCCTTCCATAGGTTACAAATTCTATTTCTCCGTCATGACAAATACGCCGTTCCAATGCGCATCCGGCGGGTTCTTCAACAACTCCTCACACTCCTTGATATACATCTGGCTCAAATAATCGTCAGCGTGATCTTCCAGGCAGCGCTTGAACCATTCGATGCCTTCCATGAATTTCTGCGCGCGATATAATTTCACCGCGGTTTCATAACCGGCGAGCCACGCTTCGATTTTTTCATCCGCAGCCGTGCCGCGCTCGCCCATCACGGTATAAACCTCCACGCCCACGGTTTTACCTTTAGGCTGAATCAAGCCCACCGTCCGCAAAATAAATTTGTCCCGCACCAATCTGCCCATTTCCGGGCCGAGCAACAAATCAACGTGAAATTTTTTCGTCAAGCCTTCGAGCCGTGAGGCCGTGTTCACCGTGTCGCCAATCACCGTCAACTCCATCTTCTCCATCGAACCCATGTTGGCCACGATGGCTTCGCCGTGATTAATGCCGATGCCGAAGGCCAATTTGATCATCCCGCGCTTTTCCCAATCGGCATTGAGCTTGACCAAACTGCGCTTCATCGCCAGCGCGGTGGACACGGCGTGTTGCGCATCTTTTTCCGGGCCCTGCGTGACGATGTTTCCCCACACGGCCATGACGGCATCGCCGATGAATTTATCCAGCGTGCCTTGCGAACTGAAAACATCCTTCACCATCTCGGCGAAATATTCATTGAGCTGGCGGACGAGCGCCGCGGAGTCTGCTCCTTCAGTGAGCGTGGTGAACCCGCGCACGTCGGAAAATAAAATCGTCACCTTTTTGCGAACGCCTTCGAGCGTGTGAAAATACGTGGCGGGATTGTCCAGCAATTCCTTGACGACATTTTTGGAGACATAACGCTCCAATGTCTTGCGCGTGCGCGTCTTCTCGAATCGTTCGCTGAAATAATCGAATGCCAGCACCAGAACGCCGGAGAGCGCGAGCACCAGCAACGGATTGGCCACGCCCCATACGATGTTCCAGTGGTTCCAGGCCCACAACGAAGCGTAACTATAAAGCACCATCAGCGCTATGATTGCTATCAATCGCCGCAATGGCTGATGCACCAGAAAGGAAAGCGCCGTCGCGAGCAGTCCTGCCAACACCACAATCAGTGAATTTTCGTAATCGCTTGCCTCCGTCAAAAAAGTGCGATGCAGCGCCGCGCCCAGCATGTTCAAATGGATTTCCGGGCCGTGCATGACCGAGTTATAATCCACGCGGATGCCTTGTATCACCGCTTGCTTGTCCGGCAGTGGAGTTTTGTGCGCGTCCTGAAAAATATCCGCCGTTGGGCCGACCAGCACGATCTTGCCGCGAAAAAATTCTCCGTCTTTGAAATTGTGTTTCCAATATCGCGGCGCAAGGACATCGCCCAACGAGATCACTGGATAACCTCGCCCCGCCCAATCCGTGTAACGAAAGCGCAGCGGCTGTGATCCCGGCGGAATCAATTCAGGCCGGCCAAACTTGCGCAACGCCCGTGCCTCCAGCGATTCCAACACCGTACCCGTTGGCAGCAAATCACCGGCTTGCGACGCCTCCAAACGATACCGCGCAAAGCGTATGACATCGTCAAATGGGTCCGGCCAGATATTGACAAAACCCACGCGCTCATCGAAGCCCGGCGAAAGCGTGCTTGAGCTTTCGAGCACCGAGGGATTCGGCACATCCAATGTCATGGAAATGCCGCGATCGGTTTTGACATCATGAATATTGCAGCCGATGACGACATGATCGCGATATTTGTCCATCGCCGCTTTCATGGCTTCGTCTCCCTCGCCCTGCCCGCCAAAAACCAAATCCAGCACGACTACTTTCGCTCCGGCATCACAAAGGTGCGTGATCAAATCCGCCCAAACCGCGCGCGACCACGGGAAACTTGTCTGTAAAAGTCG
This sequence is a window from Verrucomicrobiia bacterium. Protein-coding genes within it:
- the nrdR gene encoding transcriptional regulator NrdR is translated as MRCPKCGCQDDKVIDSRASREGATIRRRRECTACEHRFTTYEEIERDELMVVKRDGRRESFSREKLLSGLKKAFQKRPVSPEAIEDLLEKIVNEITNKYEREVPGSVIGERVMAGLREVDEVAYVRFASVYRRFQEATDFVQEVKKLEDNAA
- a CDS encoding adenylate/guanylate cyclase domain-containing protein, coding for MFRKFLSAFKFKKHNRRFWVVTAICGGTALLFLMLGWTHNNLSSLVGLEAYTEDLRATYGTKTPIDPQLVLIGIDKPAYLDYSDDELKQDPTLRLLQTSFPWSRAVWADLITHLCDAGAKVVVLDLVFGGQGEGDEAMKAAMDKYRDHVVIGCNIHDVKTDRGISMTLDVPNPSVLESSSTLSPGFDERVGFVNIWPDPFDDVIRFARYRLEASQAGDLLPTGTVLESLEARALRKFGRPELIPPGSQPLRFRYTDWAGRGYPVISLGDVLAPRYWKHNFKDGEFFRGKIVLVGPTADIFQDAHKTPLPDKQAVIQGIRVDYNSVMHGPEIHLNMLGAALHRTFLTEASDYENSLIVVLAGLLATALSFLVHQPLRRLIAIIALMVLYSYASLWAWNHWNIVWGVANPLLVLALSGVLVLAFDYFSERFEKTRTRKTLERYVSKNVVKELLDNPATYFHTLEGVRKKVTILFSDVRGFTTLTEGADSAALVRQLNEYFAEMVKDVFSSQGTLDKFIGDAVMAVWGNIVTQGPEKDAQHAVSTALAMKRSLVKLNADWEKRGMIKLAFGIGINHGEAIVANMGSMEKMELTVIGDTVNTASRLEGLTKKFHVDLLLGPEMGRLVRDKFILRTVGLIQPKGKTVGVEVYTVMGERGTAADEKIEAWLAGYETAVKLYRAQKFMEGIEWFKRCLEDHADDYLSQMYIKECEELLKNPPDAHWNGVFVMTEK